From the genome of Colwellia psychrerythraea 34H, one region includes:
- a CDS encoding sensor histidine kinase, producing the protein MSSIKSSLVKQLTLIISVILFLVLLFLDISVDTYVERQFESALVQEGKRLINHIDVENGKISLSLRADLMEEFSAKKLGKYFKIWADNKVIIKSASLSNYPNFNVPEVKLKSNEYLIKSIELPDGRSGRIFIYNVGNAKKYNTNYQSDIYLGLTNVSESLESIQILIDIVFLLTAIATAFFIRYLVNKIVSQGLKPIEKLNQQIRDINFNDENACFDIISPPKEIKTIIDELNQFLMVNRSLLQSEQRLTSDIAHELKTPISELMSVTEIAIKYPQNKEVLATFKDDVISISMRMNNIVKSLLMFNKTNSKHFVLSTTEIDLVSELHGLIERFHSTSNESQSRINIESPASLLIQSDYFCIEAILTNLINNALYYSPQNTIVDIDIHTSEGTTALLISNQLSVAMNDNDLNNMFEPLWQKDQSRTSEDHFGLGLSIVKRLCRQMDMEISVHLKSEKVIEFMLVFDQESECVQHEVTNGR; encoded by the coding sequence ATGTCATCAATAAAGTCCTCGTTAGTTAAACAGCTCACCTTAATTATTTCCGTTATTTTATTTTTGGTACTACTTTTTTTAGATATTAGTGTTGATACTTATGTAGAGCGACAGTTTGAAAGTGCCTTAGTTCAAGAAGGAAAAAGACTGATTAATCATATTGATGTAGAAAATGGAAAAATTTCATTAAGCTTACGTGCTGATCTAATGGAAGAGTTTTCCGCTAAAAAGTTAGGGAAATACTTTAAAATTTGGGCAGATAACAAGGTAATTATAAAATCAGCTTCACTCTCTAATTATCCTAATTTTAATGTCCCAGAGGTTAAGCTTAAAAGTAATGAGTACTTAATTAAAAGCATCGAGTTACCTGATGGAAGATCAGGTCGAATTTTTATCTATAATGTTGGCAATGCTAAAAAATATAATACGAATTATCAAAGTGATATCTATCTTGGTTTAACCAATGTAAGCGAAAGTTTAGAAAGTATTCAAATTTTAATAGATATTGTCTTTTTATTAACTGCTATCGCCACCGCATTTTTTATTCGATACTTAGTGAATAAAATTGTTAGTCAAGGTTTAAAGCCTATTGAAAAGCTTAATCAACAAATCAGAGACATCAATTTCAATGATGAAAATGCCTGTTTTGATATTATTTCTCCGCCCAAAGAAATTAAAACGATTATTGATGAACTGAACCAATTTTTAATGGTGAATCGTTCGTTGTTACAGTCAGAACAACGCTTAACGTCTGATATAGCCCATGAGCTAAAAACACCCATTTCAGAACTGATGAGCGTGACAGAAATCGCCATCAAATATCCTCAAAATAAGGAGGTATTAGCAACCTTTAAAGATGATGTTATTTCAATTTCAATGCGAATGAATAATATTGTTAAATCACTACTTATGTTTAATAAAACCAACAGCAAGCACTTCGTTTTATCTACAACAGAAATAGACCTAGTATCAGAACTTCATGGTTTGATAGAAAGGTTTCATAGTACGAGCAATGAAAGTCAAAGCCGTATCAATATAGAAAGCCCCGCATCATTATTAATTCAAAGTGACTACTTTTGCATTGAAGCTATACTCACTAATTTAATTAACAATGCACTGTATTACAGTCCTCAAAACACTATTGTCGATATAGATATTCACACGAGTGAAGGGACAACGGCATTATTAATTAGTAATCAATTATCTGTAGCGATGAATGATAATGATCTTAACAATATGTTTGAGCCCTTGTGGCAAAAAGATCAATCAAGAACTTCTGAGGATCATTTTGGTTTAGGCTTATCGATTGTGAAACGTTTATGCCGTCAGATGGATATGGAAATTTCGGTGCATTTAAAATCAGAAAAAGTCATTGAGTTTATGCTTGTTTTTGATCAAGAAAGTGAATGTGTCCAACACGAAGTCACTAACGGTAGATAG
- a CDS encoding CaiB/BaiF CoA transferase family protein, protein MLSDIKILDLSTLLPGPYASMMLADLGAKVLRVESPTRVDLVREMSPQVGASSAAHQYLNRSKESIALDLKQPEAIEIIKTLIKEYDVVLEQFRPGVMDRLGIGYEALKAVNPKIIYCAITGYGQTGPYKNRAGHDLNYLAIAGISSYSKRKEQSPIPQGIQIADVAGGSLHGVIGILTALHHRQRTGEGQMIDISMTDCAFALNAMSGAGTLAGDEIPTAESQLLNGGTFYDYYQTSDGRYLSVGSLEPKFFTGLCQLLDLEHLLPLASKSSAQQQIKDSFTHAFKQKTYQQWQAIFIKLDLCVEPVLNLKEASEHPQIVARELIVDVPHPKTGMQKQLACPIKFSAYQAEYQQAGVELGVDGKQVLSELGLSNSRITALEKNGVVTF, encoded by the coding sequence ATGTTAAGCGATATTAAAATTTTAGATCTTTCCACCCTACTTCCTGGCCCATACGCCTCAATGATGCTTGCCGATCTCGGCGCAAAGGTTTTACGAGTTGAATCACCAACTCGCGTTGATTTAGTCAGAGAAATGTCACCCCAAGTAGGCGCATCATCCGCTGCTCATCAATATTTGAATCGTTCTAAAGAATCAATCGCACTCGATTTAAAACAACCAGAAGCTATTGAAATTATTAAAACACTGATCAAAGAGTATGATGTGGTGCTTGAGCAGTTTAGGCCTGGCGTCATGGACAGGCTCGGCATTGGTTATGAAGCGCTAAAAGCAGTTAACCCTAAAATAATCTATTGTGCGATCACTGGTTATGGTCAAACAGGGCCTTACAAAAATCGCGCAGGACATGATTTAAATTACCTAGCCATTGCTGGCATTAGCAGTTATTCCAAAAGAAAAGAACAATCGCCTATTCCTCAGGGCATTCAAATAGCCGATGTTGCCGGCGGTTCGCTGCATGGTGTTATTGGTATATTAACCGCACTACATCACCGTCAACGTACAGGAGAAGGTCAAATGATTGATATCAGTATGACCGACTGTGCTTTTGCATTGAATGCAATGAGTGGTGCAGGTACGCTCGCTGGTGATGAAATACCAACAGCTGAATCTCAACTGCTGAATGGTGGGACTTTTTATGATTATTATCAGACCAGCGATGGTCGTTACCTGTCCGTTGGTAGCTTAGAGCCAAAATTCTTTACTGGTTTGTGCCAACTACTCGACTTAGAGCACCTTCTGCCACTAGCAAGCAAGTCCTCAGCACAACAACAAATTAAAGACAGTTTTACTCACGCTTTTAAGCAAAAAACTTATCAGCAATGGCAGGCAATATTTATCAAGCTTGATTTATGTGTTGAGCCAGTACTTAACCTAAAAGAAGCTAGTGAGCATCCTCAGATAGTTGCCAGAGAGTTGATTGTCGATGTGCCGCATCCGAAAACAGGCATGCAAAAACAACTAGCTTGTCCCATTAAATTTTCAGCTTACCAAGCTGAATATCAACAAGCAGGTGTTGAGCTAGGTGTAGATGGCAAGCAAGTACTATCTGAACTGGGTTTAAGTAATAGCAGAAT
- a CDS encoding phosphoethanolamine transferase: protein MPHLYLKSNFFQSVTANKLILILSCYFVVVFNLTFLLKTYNAVLLLDKYNLLFLLSVPILLLNILLIFFSVFSVKYLLKPALIVFTFISALMTYATFSYGIVFDYGMIENTVKTSSSEAFTYLNVNAFLIVAALSVLPIMYLYKVKLTFSPLKTELTQRLKLLSLSTLSFFIIAFFFYGDYASVGRNNRTLTSYITPLKSVVSGYKFIRNNYFNEPATFTVLDNSPILLTDNEAGKRVILMVVGETARAESFSLNGYDKPTNQFTRVHHPISFKNMSSCGTATAVSVPCMFSALGRSDYQKQVANNQQNLLDIVKLANVDVLWLDNNEGCKGACNRVTTINMDKSKIHNLCDGDYCFDEVLLSPLKNKLSHLTHQTTLIVLHLIGSHGPTYYRRYPENFPKFLPDCQRSDIQNCTQEQIVNTYDNTIAYSDYVLSKMIEELSLLEEKNNIDTAMLYVSDHGESLGENGLYLHGFPYAFAPTQQTHIPMLFWSNNQNKTDQNCLNNLADNTFTHDNVFHSILGLMKVKSKTYKPNFDIFHQCNTRDLLVNNTTDEQ from the coding sequence ATGCCACATTTGTATCTTAAATCTAATTTTTTTCAAAGCGTAACCGCGAATAAATTAATACTTATCCTGAGTTGTTATTTTGTTGTCGTTTTTAACTTAACATTCTTACTTAAAACCTATAATGCGGTTTTGTTATTAGATAAATACAACCTCCTATTCCTGTTGAGTGTTCCCATTTTATTACTCAATATATTGTTGATTTTCTTTTCTGTTTTTTCAGTTAAATATTTATTAAAACCAGCGCTAATAGTTTTTACCTTTATCTCAGCACTTATGACATATGCAACCTTTTCTTATGGCATCGTTTTTGATTATGGCATGATTGAAAATACGGTTAAAACCAGCAGTTCGGAAGCCTTTACTTACCTAAATGTTAATGCTTTTCTAATTGTTGCAGCATTATCAGTATTACCCATAATGTATTTATACAAGGTTAAGCTAACTTTTTCCCCACTTAAAACAGAGCTCACACAACGATTAAAACTGCTCTCTTTATCGACATTATCATTCTTTATCATCGCTTTTTTCTTTTATGGTGATTACGCATCCGTTGGTCGAAATAATAGAACGTTAACGTCTTATATCACCCCTTTAAAAAGTGTTGTCAGTGGTTATAAGTTTATTCGAAATAATTACTTTAATGAACCGGCAACGTTCACTGTATTAGATAATTCGCCCATATTATTAACTGATAATGAAGCAGGTAAACGGGTAATATTGATGGTAGTTGGCGAAACAGCGCGTGCAGAAAGCTTTTCTCTCAATGGTTATGATAAACCAACCAATCAATTTACCCGTGTTCATCACCCTATTTCGTTTAAAAACATGTCATCGTGTGGCACAGCAACGGCGGTATCTGTACCTTGCATGTTTTCTGCTCTAGGTAGAAGTGACTACCAAAAGCAAGTAGCCAACAATCAACAGAACCTGTTGGATATCGTAAAACTTGCCAATGTTGATGTACTTTGGCTAGATAATAATGAAGGTTGTAAAGGTGCCTGCAACCGAGTTACCACCATAAATATGGATAAGAGCAAAATACATAACTTATGCGATGGTGATTATTGTTTTGATGAAGTTCTGTTATCGCCGTTAAAAAATAAACTGAGCCATTTAACCCACCAAACTACCTTGATTGTTTTACACCTTATTGGTTCACATGGGCCAACCTATTACCGTCGATACCCTGAAAATTTCCCTAAATTCTTACCTGATTGTCAACGTAGTGATATACAAAACTGTACTCAAGAACAAATCGTCAATACTTACGATAATACTATTGCATACAGCGACTATGTTTTATCCAAAATGATTGAAGAATTATCCTTGTTAGAAGAAAAAAACAATATAGATACCGCTATGCTTTATGTGTCTGACCATGGTGAATCACTTGGGGAGAACGGGCTTTATTTACATGGTTTTCCTTACGCCTTTGCACCAACACAACAAACGCACATACCCATGCTCTTTTGGAGCAATAATCAAAACAAAACTGATCAGAATTGTTTAAATAATTTAGCTGACAATACATTTACACATGATAATGTCTTTCACAGTATTTTAGGATTAATGAAAGTTAAATCAAAAACATACAAGCCAAATTTTGATATATTTCATCAATGTAATACCCGTGATTTATTGGTTAATAATACGACTGATGAGCAATAA
- a CDS encoding LTA synthase family protein, producing the protein MIFYIVMLSILSFSRLSLILWQAERTLINDAWLQIMINGFRIDISTMSYLMILPLLLTAISLITAKGMKILKPIVFAWLTLILLSTIFFEVITPTFILEYDLRPNRLFIEYLIYPKEVISMLLSGYKLEILCSLLALFISYKLSVFLFDKSWSDSVSIPKKYLSFICMTLFLLCLLGARGTLEHRPINPAMMSFSTDHLLNDLSVNSLYSTAFALKQMQLEKGSDNYYGKMAAQEILNEIKSASLTALDLYKNSEIPTQSYHQASYRGKPKNIVILLQESLGARYVKTLGGLPLSPELDKLMTQGWNLTNLYATGTRSVRGIEAVITGFTPTTSRSIVKLDKSQHDFFTIAQFLKPQNYNTQFIYGGESHFDNMKSFFLGNGFTDIVDLPKFDNVEFEGSWGASDEDLYDQAHREFELLNQNEEPFFSLVFTSSNHSPYDYPDNKISLYDEQKSSRNNAAKYADYALGQFFKKAKKADYWNNTIFVIIADHDSRVGGAELVPIEHFHIPALIIGQDIPAKQDARLASQIDIAPTLLSLAGISGYHPMIGHDLTQNIPKKKQRAMMQYDKNFLFMTLDDKTFLQPEKPALIIRNNDNKVSTQALSKRAKAHALLGSYLYKNGLYK; encoded by the coding sequence ATGATCTTTTACATAGTCATGTTATCTATACTGTCTTTTAGCCGTTTATCGTTAATTTTATGGCAAGCTGAAAGAACATTAATAAACGATGCTTGGCTACAGATCATGATTAATGGCTTTCGAATTGATATTTCTACAATGTCCTATTTAATGATATTACCTTTACTGCTCACTGCTATCTCATTAATAACAGCTAAAGGTATGAAAATATTAAAACCAATTGTATTTGCTTGGTTGACGTTAATACTCCTAAGTACTATTTTCTTTGAAGTAATAACGCCAACGTTTATTTTAGAATATGACTTAAGACCTAACCGACTATTTATTGAATATCTAATTTATCCTAAAGAAGTTATTTCTATGCTTTTATCTGGTTATAAACTAGAAATACTGTGTAGTTTACTGGCTTTATTTATCAGTTATAAACTATCAGTATTTTTGTTTGATAAATCATGGAGTGACTCTGTATCCATACCCAAGAAATATTTATCATTTATTTGTATGACGCTATTTTTATTATGTTTACTGGGCGCTAGAGGCACCTTAGAGCATCGACCTATTAACCCTGCAATGATGTCTTTTTCAACAGATCATTTACTTAATGATTTAAGTGTAAATTCATTATATTCCACGGCTTTTGCACTCAAACAGATGCAGCTAGAAAAAGGGAGTGATAACTATTATGGCAAAATGGCTGCACAAGAAATTCTGAACGAAATAAAGTCAGCGAGCTTAACAGCACTTGATCTCTATAAAAATAGTGAAATCCCCACACAAAGTTATCATCAAGCAAGTTATCGAGGTAAACCTAAAAATATAGTTATCTTACTACAAGAAAGTTTAGGTGCGCGCTATGTAAAAACCCTTGGCGGATTACCCCTTTCACCTGAGCTAGATAAATTAATGACTCAAGGCTGGAATCTCACTAACCTTTACGCAACAGGAACTCGCTCAGTACGTGGTATTGAAGCCGTAATAACGGGGTTCACACCAACAACATCTCGCTCTATTGTGAAACTGGATAAATCACAACATGACTTTTTTACCATAGCGCAGTTTTTAAAACCACAAAACTACAATACTCAGTTTATTTATGGTGGTGAAAGTCACTTTGATAATATGAAAAGCTTTTTCTTAGGCAACGGCTTTACCGATATTGTTGATTTACCTAAATTCGATAACGTTGAATTTGAAGGTTCGTGGGGCGCATCAGATGAGGACTTATATGATCAAGCTCATCGAGAATTTGAATTACTTAATCAAAATGAAGAGCCTTTTTTTAGTTTGGTGTTTACTAGCTCAAATCATTCTCCTTACGATTATCCAGATAATAAAATCAGCCTTTATGATGAACAAAAAAGCTCACGAAATAATGCCGCTAAGTATGCTGACTATGCCTTAGGTCAATTTTTCAAAAAAGCAAAAAAGGCAGATTACTGGAACAACACCATTTTTGTTATTATTGCCGACCATGATTCACGAGTTGGTGGTGCTGAACTTGTTCCAATTGAGCATTTTCATATTCCGGCGCTAATTATTGGTCAAGATATTCCAGCTAAACAAGATGCACGACTAGCGAGTCAAATTGATATTGCGCCTACCTTATTATCTTTAGCGGGAATCAGTGGTTATCACCCAATGATAGGTCATGATTTAACCCAAAATATCCCAAAGAAAAAGCAGCGAGCAATGATGCAATATGATAAAAACTTCCTGTTTATGACTCTCGATGATAAAACGTTTTTACAGCCTGAAAAGCCGGCTTTAATTATTCGAAATAATGACAATAAGGTAAGTACGCAGGCGTTAAGTAAACGCGCTAAAGCTCATGCCCTGTTAGGCAGTTATTTATACAAAAACGGGTTGTATAAGTAA
- a CDS encoding response regulator transcription factor, whose protein sequence is MNILLVEDSVKLRRSLRIGLSGVGFTVDETGDGAEALSMAIAEDYDIIILDLMLPSVDGIEILKTLRRLKKQSKVLILSAKDLVGDRIEGLLSGADDYMTKPFSFDELHARLLTLTRRGGLLVDNDCIMLHGYRIDLQLKSLLFKTEEIELTPTEYKIIECLFLNKNKVVSIEKMSEFIVGRYDAIAKNSLEAHLSSIRKKVKHLEEQLPIKNKRGFGYIATESLCHQ, encoded by the coding sequence ATGAATATTTTATTAGTTGAAGATTCGGTTAAATTAAGACGTAGTTTGCGCATAGGTTTATCCGGCGTTGGATTCACGGTAGATGAAACAGGTGATGGCGCTGAAGCGTTATCAATGGCCATCGCAGAAGATTACGACATTATTATTTTAGACTTAATGCTACCAAGCGTTGATGGCATTGAAATATTGAAAACGCTACGTAGATTGAAAAAACAAAGCAAAGTATTAATTTTGTCAGCTAAAGATCTGGTAGGTGATCGTATCGAAGGATTATTAAGCGGTGCGGATGATTATATGACTAAGCCATTTTCATTTGATGAATTACATGCCAGATTGCTTACGCTGACACGCAGAGGAGGTTTGCTTGTCGATAATGATTGCATCATGCTTCATGGTTATCGAATTGATTTACAACTGAAAAGTCTTTTATTTAAAACAGAAGAGATTGAGTTAACCCCCACAGAATATAAAATTATTGAATGTTTGTTCTTAAATAAAAACAAAGTAGTCAGTATAGAAAAAATGAGTGAGTTTATTGTCGGACGATATGATGCTATTGCTAAAAATTCACTGGAAGCACACTTATCTTCGATTCGTAAAAAAGTTAAACATTTAGAAGAACAACTTCCGATTAAAAATAAACGAGGTTTTGGCTATATCGCAACGGAAAGCCTATGTCATCAATAA
- a CDS encoding AraC family transcriptional regulator, with protein MAKVDIHYFNQALACAVRKGFDGDKILLSLDITITPNQQRVDGEQMTRLVQYVWAKLNDEFLGCTKHPCKTGIFPFMAHHVFHYKSLDKMLEQGISFYNLVTDDVQMKLVRVGEVAELEFVFSHPELDPKHFFLEFWLIIWHRFSSWLIDVKIPLSQVCFTHPKPQHSQEAKLLFTCRHSFNRPTVKLCFHAKYLDLPCVRTRTELTRFLRDSPADLITIPGSGQSFKAKIRAILIHDESDILFCPSFEILALSLNMSAQTLRRRLKVEGTSYPMIKDEIRRDLAIDYLVMTNRNITDISTALGFSEPRSFTRAFKQWTGVSPSKYNRAKV; from the coding sequence ATGGCCAAAGTTGATATTCATTATTTTAACCAAGCGCTCGCTTGTGCTGTGCGTAAAGGCTTTGATGGTGACAAAATCTTATTATCATTAGATATTACGATTACGCCCAACCAGCAACGAGTTGATGGTGAGCAAATGACTCGTTTAGTGCAATATGTGTGGGCAAAGCTCAATGATGAATTTCTTGGCTGTACTAAGCATCCTTGTAAGACGGGAATATTTCCTTTTATGGCTCATCATGTGTTTCACTATAAAAGCCTGGATAAAATGCTCGAACAGGGCATTTCGTTTTACAATTTAGTCACTGATGATGTGCAAATGAAGCTTGTCAGGGTAGGAGAGGTTGCTGAATTAGAATTCGTTTTTAGTCATCCTGAACTTGATCCTAAACATTTCTTTCTCGAATTCTGGTTAATTATTTGGCATCGCTTTTCCAGTTGGTTAATTGACGTGAAAATTCCGTTGAGCCAAGTTTGTTTTACTCATCCTAAACCACAGCATTCTCAGGAAGCAAAGTTACTCTTTACATGTCGGCACAGTTTTAACCGCCCCACAGTAAAGTTATGCTTTCATGCGAAATACTTAGATCTACCTTGCGTTAGAACTAGAACAGAACTCACTCGTTTTTTGCGAGATTCACCAGCAGATTTAATAACTATTCCAGGCAGTGGTCAAAGTTTTAAAGCCAAAATTAGAGCAATATTGATACATGATGAGAGTGATATTCTTTTTTGTCCAAGTTTTGAAATACTTGCCCTGAGTTTAAATATGAGTGCCCAAACGTTACGCCGTCGCCTTAAAGTTGAAGGGACAAGCTATCCAATGATTAAGGATGAAATTCGACGTGACTTGGCGATTGATTATTTAGTGATGACTAACCGCAACATTACCGATATTTCCACTGCATTGGGTTTTAGCGAACCCCGCTCATTTACTCGCGCTTTTAAACAGTGGACCGGCGTATCGCCCTCAAAATACAACCGGGCTAAGGTGTAA
- a CDS encoding acyl-CoA dehydrogenase family protein, giving the protein MDLSLTEDQAMIKDMAAKFAQTELAPVAEKLDQYGDRELFLSNLKKLAELGFMGLNVGAQYGGAEAGTVVFSLAMTEISRACASTAVTMSVTNMVGEVIESVASEAQKEKYLPKLCSGEYAAGGFCLTESGAGSDPSGMKTKAILEGDEWVINGAKQYITSGEYAGVFVLWAVTDPSAPRGKGISCFLVEADAPGLIISPAEKKMGQHASATNEVVFDNCRLPKDALMGTLNQGFKVAVSELAGGRIGIGSLSLGIGLAAIDFARDYVNERQQFGQKIAKFQGIQWMLADAYTDLEAARLLLMNAADKKDKGQPFGKEASMAKLFASEKANQVCYTALQLMGGAGYIKDYPLERYARDVRVASIYEGTSEIQRVIIARDLLQEIN; this is encoded by the coding sequence ATGGACCTTTCACTAACTGAAGACCAAGCGATGATAAAAGACATGGCGGCTAAGTTTGCACAAACTGAACTTGCGCCTGTGGCTGAAAAACTCGATCAATATGGTGACCGCGAACTGTTCTTAAGTAATTTGAAAAAACTCGCTGAGCTCGGTTTTATGGGACTCAATGTCGGTGCACAATACGGTGGCGCTGAAGCTGGCACGGTAGTTTTTAGCCTCGCAATGACTGAAATTTCACGTGCCTGTGCATCAACAGCCGTCACCATGTCAGTCACTAATATGGTGGGTGAAGTTATTGAGTCTGTGGCGAGTGAAGCACAAAAAGAAAAGTATCTACCTAAACTTTGTAGTGGTGAATATGCCGCAGGTGGCTTCTGTTTGACTGAGTCAGGTGCGGGTTCAGATCCATCAGGCATGAAAACTAAAGCCATTTTAGAAGGCGATGAGTGGGTCATTAATGGCGCTAAGCAATATATTACTAGCGGTGAATATGCAGGTGTATTTGTATTATGGGCGGTAACGGACCCTAGTGCACCAAGAGGTAAAGGTATTTCGTGTTTCTTAGTTGAAGCCGATGCTCCCGGTTTAATTATATCACCAGCCGAGAAAAAAATGGGCCAACACGCTTCTGCTACCAATGAAGTCGTTTTTGATAATTGTCGACTACCGAAAGATGCCTTAATGGGCACACTCAATCAAGGTTTTAAAGTCGCTGTATCTGAACTCGCTGGTGGTCGTATCGGCATTGGTTCACTATCTTTAGGCATAGGTTTAGCTGCCATCGATTTTGCCCGTGATTATGTTAATGAGCGTCAACAATTTGGTCAAAAAATAGCTAAGTTTCAAGGCATTCAATGGATGCTAGCTGATGCTTATACCGATCTAGAAGCAGCACGTTTATTACTTATGAACGCAGCGGATAAAAAAGACAAAGGGCAACCTTTTGGTAAAGAAGCTTCAATGGCCAAGCTATTTGCTTCAGAAAAAGCCAATCAAGTTTGTTATACCGCTTTGCAACTCATGGGCGGCGCAGGTTACATCAAAGACTACCCACTAGAACGTTACGCACGAGATGTTCGTGTAGCCTCTATTTATGAAGGCACAAGCGAAATTCAACGCGTTATTATCGCACGTGATTTGTTACAAGAAATAAACTAA
- a CDS encoding diacylglycerol kinase: MKIQKYTGLKRVYFALLNSFRGFVWLINNESAFKQEFIISAMLTLFSFYLSIDALVQLLLVSVLGFVLVIEIVNTAIEVAIDRIGLEHHPLSGLAKDLGSLAVLFSLFVALAAWSVVLWNI; encoded by the coding sequence ATGAAAATACAAAAATATACAGGCCTTAAGCGAGTTTATTTCGCATTATTAAATAGTTTTAGAGGTTTCGTTTGGTTAATCAACAATGAATCGGCATTTAAACAAGAGTTCATTATCAGTGCAATGCTCACACTTTTTAGCTTTTACCTGAGTATTGATGCATTAGTACAATTACTGTTAGTCAGTGTACTTGGCTTTGTATTAGTTATAGAAATAGTAAATACCGCTATTGAAGTAGCGATTGATCGTATTGGATTAGAACATCATCCATTATCAGGTTTAGCAAAAGACTTAGGCTCTCTAGCCGTATTATTCAGTTTGTTTGTTGCTTTGGCTGCTTGGTCCGTTGTCTTATGGAACATATAG
- a CDS encoding 3-hydroxyacyl-CoA dehydrogenase translates to MDLNNKVVVVTGAASGLGLVTCQELAKQGAKIVAFDLNEDAGNSLVATLGETSIFATVNVTDETSVVAGIKAAVDAFGTIHACINCAGIAPGGKTVGRNGALALEKFSQVININLIGTFNVLRLAAEQMAKNEPDAKGERGVIINTASVAAYDGQVGQSAYSASKGGIVSMTLPIARDLAPLGIRIMTIAPGIFDTAMMKGFSDEVRDPLIKMVQSPKRFGDPVEYADLAAHIITNSYLNGEVIRLDGAIRMEPK, encoded by the coding sequence ATGGATTTAAATAACAAAGTCGTTGTCGTCACTGGCGCCGCTTCAGGCTTAGGTTTAGTTACTTGCCAAGAATTAGCCAAACAAGGTGCAAAAATTGTTGCCTTTGACTTGAACGAAGATGCAGGAAATTCACTTGTTGCAACGTTAGGCGAAACATCAATTTTCGCTACAGTAAATGTTACAGACGAAACTTCAGTTGTTGCCGGTATAAAAGCAGCTGTTGATGCTTTTGGCACCATACACGCTTGTATTAATTGTGCAGGCATTGCTCCTGGTGGTAAAACCGTTGGTCGCAATGGCGCATTGGCTTTAGAAAAATTTTCACAGGTTATCAATATCAACCTGATTGGTACCTTTAATGTATTACGTTTAGCTGCTGAGCAAATGGCGAAAAACGAACCCGATGCTAAAGGCGAACGTGGCGTAATTATCAATACTGCCTCAGTTGCCGCCTATGATGGCCAAGTGGGTCAATCAGCCTATAGCGCTAGTAAAGGTGGCATTGTGTCGATGACTCTACCTATTGCTCGCGATTTAGCCCCACTGGGTATTCGTATTATGACCATAGCACCGGGTATCTTCGATACCGCCATGATGAAAGGATTTAGTGACGAAGTTCGCGATCCACTGATCAAAATGGTGCAAAGTCCTAAACGTTTTGGCGACCCCGTTGAGTATGCTGATTTAGCAGCTCATATAATTACCAATAGCTACCTTAATGGCGAAGTGATTCGTCTTGACGGCGCTATTCGAATGGAGCCTAAGTAA